A genomic window from Camelina sativa cultivar DH55 chromosome 2, Cs, whole genome shotgun sequence includes:
- the LOC104712698 gene encoding protein SDE2 homolog, with product MSADQSSKPLQFFVRLLDGKSLALTFSTPLAYGDQIKQRIFEHTKIPTHLQRLICGGYAISDESSVSQPDATVNLVLPLRGGKGGFGSLLRISKEVKKTSNFGACRDMNGQRLRHVIAEKMLKEWVEGEEDRELVRRGEEYVKEQQNKVKQGVGNGSTTQKYVKKYTEESDKCIQAVDLALKESFLNGKRKGKIFADSHKSKRLKIWKGKSAVDDSDSDDSSDDEDENFVVLNNGVQVGSDEDDTDGSSDLVMTETHVGESSGKSSFNRGSEEENDIVVRQSSDVVKVEITGVTVEKTDDLPVAVADAMGHTEKEEKSSGYAGKNLVGVAGKTSVSSAAVKDQGNDSDIKTGGAAGEPVKPLNFDDFSTATDMEVLGMERLKTELQSRGLKCGGTLQERAARLFLLKSTPLNKLPKKLLAKK from the exons ATGTCGGCGGATCAGAGCTCAAAGCCGTTGCAGTTTTTCGTCAGACTACTCGACGGGAAATCACTAGCCCTAACTTTCTCAACTCCGTTAGCATATGGAGATCAGATCAAGCAACGGATCTTCGAGCACACGAAGATTCCGACGCATCTACAGCGATTGATATGCGGAGGCTACGCAATCTCCGACGAATCATCGGTTTCTCAGCCCGACGCCACAGTGAACCTCGTCCTTCCCCTCCGTGGAGGTAAAGGAGGATTCGGATCGTTGCTTCGTATCTCTAAAGAAGTGAAGAAGACGAGCAACTTTGGGGCGTGTAGGGATATGAACGGACAGAGGTTGAGGCATGTAATAGCTGAGAAGATGCTTAAGGAGTGGGttgaaggggaagaagatagGGAGCTTGTGAGACGGGGTGAAGAGTATGTGAAGGAGCAGCAGAATAAAGTTAAACAAGGTGTTGGAAACGGATCTACTACGCAGAAGTATGTGAAGAAGTATACGGAAGAGTCTGATAAGTGTATTCAGGCTGTTGATTTGGCTTTGAAAGAGTCTTTTCTTAATGGCAAGAGGAAAGGGAAGATCTTTGCTGATTCTCACAAATCTAAAAGACTTAAGATTTG gaagGGAAAGAGTGCTGTTGATGATAGTGATAGCGATGATAGCAGCGACGATGAAGATGAGAATTTTGTTGTTCTAAACAATGGTGTACAAGTTGGTTCAGATGAGGATGATACTGATGGAAGCTCAGATTTGGTTATGACTGAGACTCACGTTGGTGAGTCTTCTGGTAAATCTTCATTCAATCGCGGTTCAGAGGAAGAGAATGACATTGTAGTCCGCCAAAGTTCAGATGTAGTTAAGGTAGAGATCACCGGTGTGACAGTAGAGAAGACTGATGATTTACCTGTTGCTGTTGCTGATGCAATGGGCCATACTGAAAAGGAAGAGAAGTCAAGTGGATACGCAGGGAAGAATCTGGTCGGAGTAGCTGGTAAAACGTCAGTTTCGTCTGCAGCAGTTAAGGATCAAGGCAATGATTCTGACATAAAGACAGGAGGAGCTGCGGGAGAACCTGTTAAACCACTTAACTTTGATGACTTCAGTACAGCAACAGATATGGAG GTTTTGGGGATGGAGAGATTAAAGACTGAGCTTCAGTCACGTGGACTGAAATGCGGAGGGACATTGCAAGAGCGGGCTGCGAGGCTGTTCTTACTTAAATCAACACCACTCAATAAGCTCCCGAAGAAATTGCTGGCCaagaaatga